A section of the Saccopteryx leptura isolate mSacLep1 chromosome 6, mSacLep1_pri_phased_curated, whole genome shotgun sequence genome encodes:
- the RFX7 gene encoding DNA-binding protein RFX7 yields MAEEQQQPPPQQPDAHQQLPPSTPNSGVALPALVPGLPGTEASALQHEIKNSICKTVQSKVDCILQEVEKFTDLEKLYLYLQLPSGVSNGEKSDQNAMSSSRAQQKHAFFWIRNTLEEHPETSLPKQEVYDEYKSYCDNLGYHPLSAADFGKIMKNVFPNMKARRLGTRGKSKYCYSGLRKKAFVHMPTLPNLDFHKTGDGLEGAEPSGQLQNIDEEVISSACRLVCEWAQKVLSQPFDTVLELARFLVKSHYIGTKSMAALTVMAAAPPGIKGITQPSAFIPTAESNSFQPQVKTLPSPIDAKQQLQRKIQKKQQEQKLQSPLPGESTAKKPEGTTVNGVPNLSNGNPAILSPQPIGIVVAAVPSPIPVQRTRQLVTSPSPMSSSDGKVLPLNVQVVTQHMQSVKQAPKTPQNIPASPGGDRSARNRYPQILPKPANTSALTIRSPTTVLFTSSPIKTAVVPTSHVSSLNVVKMTAISLTPSNSSAPLKHSASLNSATGATEDSRTFPQIKNGSVVSLQSPGSKTSGAGGTSGVEVKMEPEIASDEHPIQCQENADGTKAPKTTPSVLLGQKSNTDGVVQKPSNEGVTEVKATKVCDQRTKCKSRSSETLSGTSTGSNQSTVMLPVATQNLTFTSTSSPSNGDSVNKDPKLCTKGPRKRLPSALQESQMPPVKKPIVEQLSAVVLEGQKPGSVKKDQKVPHSGKTESSTAGAPIPSKVSVNVSSHVMANQPLTSSTLITSDSALEPQTPSSSPDIKVKLEGSVFLLDSDSKTDGSFNPNEWQQITKDSEFVSAACEQQQDVSVMTIPEHSDINDLEKSVWELEGMPQDTYTQQLHSQLQESSLNQIQAQSSDQLPLQSELKDFEPSVSQTSESYFPFDDELTQDSIVEELVLMEQQMSMNNSHSYGNCLGMTLQNQSVTPGAPMSSHASSTHFYHPIHSNGTPIHTPTPTPTPTPTPTPTPTPTPTSEMIAGSQSLSRESPCSRLAQTTPVDSALGSSRHTPIGTPHSNCSSSVPPSPVECRNPFAFTPISSSMAYHDASIVSSSPVKPMQRPMATHPDKTKLEWMNNGYGGVGNSSVSGHGILPSYQELVEDRFRKPHAFAVPGQSYQSQSRHHDTHFGRLTPVSPVQHQGATVNNTNKQEGFAVPAPLDNKGTNSSASSNFRCRSVSPAVHRQRNLSGSTLYPVSNIPRSNVTPFGSPVTPEVHVFSNVHTDACANNIAQRSQSVPLTVMMQTTFPNALQKQTNSKKITNVLLSKLDSDNDDAVRGLGMNNLPSNYTARMNLTQILETSTVFPSANPQNMIDSSTSVYEFQTPSYLTKSNSTDQISFSPGDNQAQSEIGEQQLDFSSTVKDLLSEDGLQTNQQLVVGQVASDLTNTAPDFSSDIRLSSDLSGSINDLNTLDPNLLFDPGRQQGQDDEATLEELKNDPLFQQICSESMSSMTSSGFEWIESKDHPAVEMLG; encoded by the exons GAGCTATTGTGACAATCTTGGTTATCATCCACTAAGTGCTGCTGACTTTGGAAAGATTATGAAGAATGTCTTTCCAAACATGAAGGCACGTCGTCTGGGCACGAGAGGCAAATCTAA ATATTGCTACAGtggattaagaaaaaaagcttttgttCATATGCCAACACTGCCCAATCTTGACTTTCACAAAACTGGAGATGGG ttGGAAGGAGCTGAACCTTCTGGGCAGCTTCAGAATATTGACGAAGAAGTTATTTCTTCTGCTTGCCGTCTTGTGTGTGAGTGGGCCCAGAAAGTGTTAAGCCAGCCATTTGACACAGTCTTGGAATTAGCCCGCTTCCTTGTCAAAAGTCATTACATAGGCACCAAGTCCATGGCAGCTCTAACTGTGATGGCAGCAGCACCACCAG gAATTAAAGGAATTACCCAGCCTTCTGCTTTTATACCTACAGCTGAAAGTAATTCCTTTCAGCCTCAAGTGAAAACTTTGCCATCGCCTATTGATGCTAAACAGCAGTTGCAACGGAAAATCCAGAAGAAACAGCAAGAACAGAAACTGCAATCCCCTTTGCCAGGAGAATCCACAGCAAAAAAACCAGAAGGCACTACAGTCAATGGAGTGCCTAATCTTTCTAATGGGAACCCTGCAATCCTCTCTCCTCAACCGATTGGTATCGTTGTGGCAGCTGTTCCTAGTCCCATTCCG GTCCAGAGGACCAGGCAGTTGGTAACATCACCAAGTCCGATGAGTTCTTCTGATGGCAAAGTTCTCCCCCTCAACGTGCAAGTGGTCACTCAGCACATGCAGTCTGTGAAACAGGCACCAAAGACTCCTCAGAACATCCCAGCCAGTCCTGGTGGGGATCGTTCTGCCCGGAACCGCTACCCTCAGATCTTACCGAAACCAGCCAACACCAGTGCACTCACTATTCGCTCTCCAACTACTGTCCTTTTTACTAGCAGCCCCATCAAAACCGCTGTTGTACCCACTTCACATGTGAGTTCTTTAAATGTGGTGAAAATGACAGCAATATCCCTCACCCCCAGCAACAGTAGTGCCCCTCTTAAACATTCTGCCTCATTAAACAGTGCTACAGGAGCAACAGAAGATTCAAGGACCTTTCCACAGATCAAGAATGGTTCTGTGGTTTCACTTCAGTCTCCTGGATCCAAGACCAGTGGTGCTGGGGGAACATCTGGTGTGGAAGTCAAAATGGAACCGGAAATAGCATCAGACGAGCATCCTATACAGTGCCAAGAGAATGCTGATGGTACTAAAGCTCCTAAAACAACACCTAGTGTCCTGTTGGGACAGAAAAGCAACACAGATGGAGTAGTGCAAAAACCTTCCAATGAAGGTGTCACTGAAGTAAAAGCAACTAAGGTCTGTGACCAGAGGACCAAATGTAAAAGTCGCTCTAGTGAAACTCTGTCAGGCACTTCAACAGGCAGTAATCAAAGCACTGTCATGCTCCCAGTTGCCACTCAGAACTTAACATTCACCAGCACCAGCTCACCATCTAATGGTGACTCAGTAAATAAAGACCCTAAATTATGCACTAAAGGTCCCAGAAAGCGACTGCCTTCTGCATTGCAAGAGTCCCAGATGCCTCCTGTAAAGAAACCAATTGTGGAACAGCTTTCTGCAGTTGTCCTAGAAGGTCAGAAACCAGGCAGTGTTAAGAAGGACCAAAAGGTACCACATTCAGGGAAAACGGAAAGTTCAACAGCAGGTGCTCCGATTCCTAGCAAAGTATCCGTAAATGTCAGCTCCCACGTAATGGCAAATCAACCCTTGACTTCTTCTACTCTTATTACCAGTGATTCGGCTTTGGAACCACAAACACCATCATCATCTCCAGATATAAAAGTAAAACTTGAAGGGAGTGTCTTTCTCTTAGACAGTGATTCAAAAACAGATGGCAGCTTTAATCCAAATGAATGGCAACAGATCACTAAGGATTCTGAGTTTGTATCTGCCGCCTGTGAACAGCAGCAAGATGTCAGTGTTATGACAATTCCTGAGCACTCTGATATCAATGACTTAGAGAAATCTGTTTGGGAATTAGAAGGAATGCCACAGGACACATACACCCAGCAGCTACATAGCCAGTTACAGGAATCTTCTTTGAATCAAATACAAGCACAGTCTTCAGATCAGTTACCTCTGCAGTCCGAACTGAAAGATTTTGAGCCTTCTGTTTCCCAAACAAGTGAAAGCTACTTTCCTTTTGATGATGAACTTACACAAGATAGTATTGTGGAAGAGCTGGTTCTTATGGAGCAGCAAATGTCAATGAACAATTCTCATTCTTATGGTAACTGTCTGGGGATGACTCTCCAGAATCAGTCAGTAACTCCAGGAGCTCCAATGTCATCTCATGCCTCCAGCACCCACTTCTATCATCCAATCCATAGCAATGGCACTCCGATCCACacgcccacacccacacccactccTACTCCAACTccaaccccaaccccaaccccaaccccaacctCTGAAATGATTGCTGGGTCTCAGAGTCTGTCACGGGAGAGCCCCTGCTCCAGGCTAGCCCAGACCACACCTGTGGATAGTGCTCTAGGAAGTAGCCGGCATACGCCCATTGGTACTCCACATTCTAACTGCAGCAGCAGTGTTCCTCCCAGCCCTGTTGAGTGCAGGAATCCATTTGCATTTACCCCTATAAGCTCCAGTATGGCATACCATGATGCCAGCATTGTCTCAAGTAGTCCTGTGAAACCGATGCAAAGACCCATGGCCACACACCCTGACAAAACCAAGCTTGAATGGATGAATAATGGGTATGGCGGGGTTGGGAATTCCTCAGTTTCGGGCCATGGCATTCTCCCAAGCTATCAGGAACTAGTGGAAGACCGTTTCAGAAAACCTCATGCTTTTGCTGTGCCTGGACAGTCTTATCAGTCCCAATCCAGACATCATGACACTCATTTTGGTCGTTTGACTCCTGTCTCTCCTGTGCAACATCAAGGTGCCACTGTAAATAACACCAACAAACAGGAGGGTTTTGCGGTCCCTGCCCCTCTTGATAATAAAGGAACTAATTCATCTGCCAGCAGCAACTTCAGGTGCCGGAGTGTGAGCCCTGCTGTTCATCGCCAACGTAATCTTAGTGGGAGCACCCTCTATCCAGTATCTAATATCCCCCGATCTAACGTGACCCCCTTTGGAAGTCCAGTCACCCCAGAAGTTCATGTTTTCTCTAATGTTCACACAGACGCATGTGCCAACAACATCGCTCAAAGAAGTCAGTCGGTTCCATTGACAGTCATGATGCAGACAACCTTCCCGAATGCTCTTCAGAagcaaacaaacagtaaaaaaataaccAATGTTTTGTTGAGTAAACTGGATTCTGACAATGATGATGCAGTTAGAGGTTTGGGCATGAACAACCTGCCCTCCAATTACACAGCTCGGATGAATCTCACTCAGATTTTGGAAACTTCCACTGTTTTTCCTAGTGCCAATCCTCAGAATATGATCGACTCCAGCACTTCTGTTTATGAATTCCAAACACCATCTTACCTCACCAAAAGTAATAGCACCGATCAGATCAGTTTTTCTCCTGGAGATAATCAAGCACAATCAGAAATTGGAGAGCAGCAATTAGATTTCAGTAGCACTGTTAAAGACCTGTTGAGTGAAGACGGCTTGCAAACCAACCAGCAGCTGGTGGTAGGTCAGGTAGCATCTGATCTCACTAATACTGCACCTGATTTTTCTAGCGACATCAGGTTGTCTTCTGACCTCTCAGGCAGCATCAATGATTTGAACACTTTAGACCCAAATCTACTGTTTGATCCAGGTCGTCAACAGGGACAAGATGATGAAGCTACACTGGAAGAATTAAAGAATGACCCATTATTTCAACAAATCTGCAGTGAATCCATGAGCTCTATGACTTCATCAGGTTTTGAATGGATAGAAAGCAAGGACCACCCTGCTGTTGAAATGCTGGGTTAA